One genomic window of Thermococcus sp. includes the following:
- a CDS encoding sulfite exporter TauE/SafE family protein, which produces LNLPVRRRWAYVYLLGFIVGLTVQFTSVGAGVIVSFTLMNVAKLDPKDVVGVTITYGLVLSALSFLNYAGIDGVDYGLTGTLILGTVPGVYLGTHVNRIADREKLRKAMNVIILLIGLFTLLGR; this is translated from the coding sequence AGCTCAACCTTCCCGTGAGACGCAGATGGGCCTACGTTTATCTGCTCGGCTTCATAGTTGGCCTGACCGTTCAGTTCACCTCGGTCGGGGCAGGGGTTATAGTTAGCTTCACGCTGATGAACGTGGCCAAACTAGACCCGAAGGACGTGGTGGGGGTTACGATAACCTACGGGCTGGTGCTTTCAGCCCTCAGCTTCCTGAACTACGCTGGCATCGACGGGGTTGATTACGGTCTCACCGGAACGCTGATCCTCGGGACGGTTCCGGGCGTTTACCTCGGCACCCATGTGAATCGGATCGCCGATAGAGAGAAGCTTAGAAAGGCCATGAACGTGATAATACTGCTGATCGGACTGTTCACACTGCTGGGCAGGTAA